A region of Prochlorococcus marinus subsp. pastoris str. CCMP1986 DNA encodes the following proteins:
- a CDS encoding AAA family ATPase, with protein sequence MDSWSRNFELLINSRTPLIWIRTKEEERLYKVIDKSCKKLNIKRFVSWDCVNGIKGVLNENGKFSNNPLGVLNWIKAQTSEIPTILLVRDFHKFYDDPSISRTIKELSSSLRETNNNLILSSHILPSSEELDDLITILNLPLPDLSELTALIKKIAFNTDSDLSEQDLNELAIASSGLSEIKVKQVTAKALAQRGKISKFDIKDILEEKKQVIARSEILEFCESKSSQNDIGGLKLLKTWLKQRYRAFSKEAQEYGLPIPKGVLLVGPQGTGKSLTAKSISESWSMPLLRLDVGRLFSSLVGSSEARTRETISRAEAMSPCILWIDEIDKGFGGDARSDGGTSQRVLASLLTWMAEKESAVFVIATANAIDKLPAELLRKGRFDEIFFLDLPNSEERLSILDLHLKKRRPSYSFPLSTIIDRTDGYSGAELEQAVIEGMHFSFSENRELMEKDLIKAVSELVPLSRTAKEQIDLLKEWSSTGRARSAS encoded by the coding sequence ATGGATTCTTGGAGTAGAAATTTCGAATTACTTATAAACTCCAGAACTCCTTTAATTTGGATAAGAACAAAAGAAGAAGAAAGATTATACAAAGTTATTGATAAATCATGTAAAAAATTAAATATTAAAAGATTCGTATCTTGGGATTGTGTTAATGGCATCAAAGGAGTATTAAATGAAAATGGCAAATTTTCGAACAATCCGCTGGGAGTTCTTAATTGGATAAAGGCACAAACGTCTGAAATACCTACAATTTTATTGGTAAGAGATTTTCATAAATTTTATGATGATCCATCTATCAGTAGAACAATAAAAGAATTATCATCTTCACTTAGAGAAACGAACAATAACCTAATTCTTAGTTCACATATATTGCCATCATCTGAAGAACTTGATGATTTAATTACAATACTCAACTTACCTCTACCTGATTTAAGTGAATTGACAGCTCTTATAAAAAAAATTGCTTTTAATACTGATTCTGATTTAAGCGAACAAGACCTAAACGAGCTTGCAATAGCTTCAAGTGGATTAAGCGAAATAAAAGTTAAGCAAGTAACAGCAAAAGCACTCGCTCAAAGAGGAAAAATAAGTAAATTTGATATCAAAGATATTCTTGAAGAGAAAAAACAGGTTATTGCTAGAAGTGAAATATTAGAATTTTGTGAAAGTAAGTCAAGTCAAAATGATATTGGAGGTTTGAAATTATTAAAAACTTGGCTTAAACAAAGATATAGAGCTTTTTCAAAAGAAGCCCAAGAATACGGATTGCCAATTCCTAAAGGTGTCTTATTAGTTGGGCCACAAGGAACTGGGAAATCTTTAACAGCCAAATCAATTTCTGAAAGCTGGTCGATGCCTCTTCTTAGACTTGATGTCGGTAGATTATTTTCAAGTCTTGTAGGGTCAAGTGAGGCAAGAACAAGAGAGACAATTTCAAGAGCAGAAGCAATGTCACCATGCATCCTATGGATTGATGAAATTGATAAGGGATTTGGTGGAGATGCTAGAAGTGATGGAGGAACTAGTCAAAGAGTTTTAGCTAGTTTGCTAACTTGGATGGCAGAAAAAGAATCAGCAGTATTTGTAATTGCTACCGCTAATGCTATCGATAAGCTCCCAGCAGAATTATTGAGGAAAGGTAGATTTGATGAAATATTTTTTCTTGATTTACCAAATTCTGAAGAAAGATTGAGCATTCTTGATTTGCACCTTAAGAAAAGGAGACCTAGCTATAGTTTTCCTCTTTCAACAATAATTGATCGAACAGATGGATATTCAGGAGCGGAACTTGAGCAAGCAGTTATAGAGGGTATGCACTTTTCATTCTCTGAAAATAGAGAATTAATGGAAAAAGATTTAATTAAAGCTGTTTCTGAATTAGTGCCGTTATCACGCACAGCTAAAGAGCAAATAGATTTATTAAAAGAATGGTCTTCTACAGGCCGAGCTCGTTCTGCATCTTAG
- the serS gene encoding serine--tRNA ligase, with product MLDQKLIRENPTFVEDNLSLRGKVYDIARIRELSLERKEIDTEISSLQSESKKLSKIIGQEIRNSNINSKELNELKDKGNKYRIKVSEFEEQKRILDKQLQDEISKLPNLPSKDAPLGENENNNIQIKEWGDPLTKDNLKAHWEIGENLNLFDSVKSTKISKSRFITLTGNGARLERALVNFMLDVHSNNGYLELMPPALVNSESLQGSGQLPKFSNESFKCANDDLWLSPTAEVPLTAFHKNEIIDPKILPLKYVAYSPCFRREAGSYGRDTKGLIRLHQFNKVELYWFCHPNKSLEAHKEITADAESILKKLNLPYRSVDICTGDLGFSSSRTFDLEVWLPSSQCYREISSCSNCLDFQARRSSIRTKIDKKTSYIHTLNGSGLAIGRTMAAILENGQQLDGSVKIPDALVPYFGSSFIKTT from the coding sequence GTGTTAGATCAAAAATTAATAAGAGAAAATCCAACATTTGTAGAAGATAATTTATCCTTAAGAGGTAAAGTTTATGATATAGCTCGCATACGTGAACTAAGTTTAGAGAGAAAAGAAATTGACACCGAAATATCAAGTCTGCAATCAGAAAGTAAAAAATTAAGCAAAATAATTGGCCAAGAAATAAGAAATTCTAATATTAATTCTAAGGAACTCAATGAATTAAAAGATAAGGGAAATAAATACAGAATAAAAGTTTCTGAATTTGAAGAACAAAAAAGAATTCTAGACAAACAACTTCAAGATGAAATATCAAAATTACCTAATTTACCAAGTAAAGATGCACCTCTTGGAGAAAATGAAAATAATAATATTCAAATTAAAGAATGGGGAGATCCTCTAACAAAAGATAATCTCAAAGCTCACTGGGAGATAGGTGAAAATTTAAATCTATTTGATTCCGTAAAGTCAACCAAAATTTCAAAAAGTCGTTTTATTACCCTTACAGGAAATGGAGCAAGGTTGGAGAGGGCTCTAGTTAATTTCATGCTAGATGTTCATTCAAATAACGGGTACTTAGAATTAATGCCTCCAGCTTTAGTTAATTCAGAAAGTCTTCAAGGATCTGGCCAACTTCCAAAATTTTCAAATGAAAGTTTTAAGTGTGCTAATGACGATTTATGGCTCTCTCCAACAGCAGAAGTTCCTCTGACTGCTTTTCATAAAAATGAGATTATTGATCCAAAAATTTTGCCTTTAAAGTATGTAGCTTACAGCCCTTGTTTTAGAAGAGAAGCGGGTAGTTATGGAAGGGATACAAAAGGATTAATAAGACTTCATCAATTTAATAAGGTTGAATTATATTGGTTTTGTCATCCAAATAAATCACTAGAGGCTCATAAAGAGATAACGGCAGATGCAGAAAGTATCCTAAAAAAGCTCAACTTGCCCTACAGATCAGTAGATATTTGCACTGGAGATTTAGGTTTTTCTTCTAGCAGAACTTTCGATCTTGAAGTTTGGCTGCCGAGCAGTCAATGTTATAGAGAAATATCTAGTTGCAGTAATTGCCTAGACTTTCAAGCTCGTAGATCATCAATAAGAACAAAAATTGATAAGAAAACTTCTTATATCCACACTTTAAATGGAAGTGGTTTAGCTATTGGAAGAACAATGGCAGCAATTCTTGAAAACGGCCAACAACTTGATGGAAGTGTAAAAATTCCTGATGCTCTTGTTCCATACTTTGGATCATCTTTCATAAAAACTACCTAA
- the rseP gene encoding RIP metalloprotease RseP, which produces MNVLTSITVLGFLIFFHELGHFLAAIFQGIYVDGFSIGFGPSIIQKKYKGITYSFRAFPLGGFVSFPDEEINNIDPEDPNLLKNRPIIQRVIVISAGVFANLLLAYTILILNVTTIGIPFDPEPGILVLATQPEKAAFKAGLEAGDKILKIDDNVLGVGDQAVASLVERIQSSSEESIPIEIERENSYQKLTLIPQNIDGKGTIGAQLQPNIKKETKKTKNINELFQYTNNEFSSLLIKTIQGYKGLITNFSSTAQQLSGPVKIVEIGAQLSEQGGTGILLFAALISINLAVLNSLPLPLLDGGQLVFTLIEGLRGKPVPVKIQIAVTQSSFFLLVGLSVLLIIRDTSQLLIVQRFLNQ; this is translated from the coding sequence ATGAATGTTTTAACCTCAATAACTGTACTAGGATTTCTTATTTTCTTTCATGAATTGGGTCATTTTCTAGCTGCAATATTCCAAGGAATTTACGTTGACGGTTTTTCTATTGGATTTGGTCCTTCAATAATACAAAAAAAATATAAGGGTATCACTTACTCTTTTAGAGCCTTTCCTTTAGGAGGATTTGTTTCCTTCCCTGATGAAGAAATCAATAACATTGACCCAGAAGACCCAAACCTTTTAAAGAATAGGCCAATAATCCAAAGAGTAATTGTAATATCTGCTGGAGTATTTGCTAACTTACTTCTTGCTTATACAATTCTAATTTTAAATGTAACTACTATTGGAATTCCCTTTGATCCAGAACCAGGGATTTTAGTTTTGGCAACTCAACCAGAAAAAGCTGCTTTTAAAGCCGGTTTAGAAGCTGGGGATAAAATATTAAAAATAGATGACAATGTATTAGGTGTTGGTGATCAAGCAGTAGCGTCTCTGGTAGAAAGAATCCAAAGTTCATCAGAAGAATCAATACCAATTGAAATTGAGAGAGAGAACTCATATCAAAAATTAACTCTAATTCCTCAAAATATTGATGGGAAAGGGACCATTGGAGCTCAGTTACAACCAAATATTAAAAAAGAAACAAAAAAAACCAAAAATATTAATGAACTTTTTCAATACACTAATAATGAGTTTTCATCCCTTTTAATAAAAACAATCCAAGGTTATAAAGGACTAATTACAAATTTCTCATCAACAGCTCAACAATTAAGTGGGCCAGTGAAAATTGTTGAAATTGGAGCTCAGTTATCAGAGCAAGGTGGTACTGGAATATTATTATTTGCTGCATTGATATCTATAAATTTGGCTGTTCTGAACTCTCTTCCTCTACCACTTCTTGATGGAGGTCAACTTGTATTTACTCTTATTGAAGGATTAAGAGGAAAACCCGTCCCAGTTAAAATTCAAATAGCCGTAACTCAATCAAGCTTTTTTCTTTTGGTAGGACTAAGCGTTTTATTAATAATTAGAGATACTAGTCAATTACTCATAGTTCAAAGATTTCTTAATCAATAA
- the rpsN gene encoding 30S ribosomal protein S14: MAKKSMIAREVKRKKLVKKYATKRKSLLDEFNAAKDPMERLEIHRKIQGLPRNSAPTRVRNRCWATGKPRGVYRDFGLCRNQLRLRAHNGELPGVVKSSW; the protein is encoded by the coding sequence ATGGCTAAAAAATCAATGATTGCTAGAGAAGTTAAACGTAAAAAACTAGTAAAAAAATATGCTACCAAGAGGAAATCATTATTAGATGAATTTAATGCTGCTAAAGATCCTATGGAAAGATTAGAAATACATAGAAAGATACAAGGACTTCCAAGGAACTCAGCTCCCACAAGAGTTAGGAATAGATGTTGGGCTACAGGTAAACCAAGAGGTGTGTATAGAGATTTTGGATTATGCAGAAATCAGTTAAGGCTAAGAGCTCATAATGGGGAATTACCTGGAGTAGTAAAATCTAGCTGGTAA
- a CDS encoding polyribonucleotide nucleotidyltransferase encodes MEGKNTSITFDGREIRLTTGLYAPQAGGAVMIECGDTSLLVTATKTTKKQAADFLPLICDYEEKLYAAGRIPGGFMRREGRPPERATLIARLIDRPMRPLFPSWMRDEIQIVASCLSLDERVPADVLGVTGASIATLLAEIPFYGPMAAVRVGLIGDDFILNPSYREIEKGDLDIVVAGSPEGIVMIEAGANQLSEQDTIEAIDFGYEAVSELIKAQENLLKDLGIKQVKPLEPEEDKALATYLEKNCTKPIDLILKKFDQSKEERDLELDKIELEVQTKIDSLKDDNQLKVLTSENEKLIHSDFKKLTKKLMRSQIINEGKRVDGRDLDEVRKISASAGILPKRVHGSALFQRGLTQVLSTTTLGTPSDAQEMDDLNPSTEKTYLHHYNFPPYSVGETRPMRTPGRREIGHGALAERAITPVLPGKETFPYVLRVVSEVLSSNGSTSMGSVCGSTLSLLDAGVPLKAPVSGTAMGLIKEGKEVRILTDIQGIEDFLGDMDFKVAGTEKGITALQMDMKITGLPVSVISDAIKKARPARLHILEKMQEAIDKPQESLSPHAPRLLSFRIDPELIGTVIGPGGRTIKGITERTNTKIDIEDGGIVTIASHDGAAAEEAQKIIEGLTRKVHEGEIFPGVVTRIIPIGAFVEILPGKEGMVHISQLSEARVERVEDVVRQGDEVTVRVREIDSRGRINLTLRGVAQNGGMSYPEPTPTPVAPLN; translated from the coding sequence GTGGAAGGAAAAAATACGTCGATCACGTTTGACGGACGAGAGATACGACTAACTACAGGACTATATGCTCCTCAAGCTGGTGGAGCTGTAATGATTGAATGTGGAGACACATCTTTATTAGTCACAGCAACAAAAACAACGAAAAAGCAAGCTGCAGACTTTCTCCCTCTAATATGTGATTATGAGGAAAAGTTGTATGCTGCCGGAAGAATTCCAGGCGGGTTCATGAGAAGAGAGGGCAGACCTCCTGAAAGAGCAACATTAATAGCAAGGTTAATAGATAGACCAATGAGGCCTCTTTTCCCATCTTGGATGAGAGATGAGATACAAATAGTTGCTTCTTGCCTTTCCCTTGATGAAAGGGTACCTGCAGATGTTCTAGGCGTAACAGGAGCCTCAATTGCAACCTTGTTAGCAGAAATACCATTCTACGGACCAATGGCTGCTGTAAGAGTAGGGCTAATAGGAGATGACTTTATTTTAAATCCAAGCTACAGAGAAATAGAAAAAGGTGATTTAGATATTGTTGTGGCAGGATCTCCAGAGGGAATTGTGATGATTGAGGCAGGTGCCAATCAACTTTCGGAACAAGATACTATTGAGGCCATAGATTTCGGTTATGAGGCTGTAAGCGAACTAATTAAAGCTCAAGAAAATCTTCTTAAAGACTTAGGAATAAAACAGGTTAAGCCTTTAGAACCAGAAGAAGATAAAGCATTAGCAACATATTTAGAGAAAAACTGTACTAAGCCAATTGATCTAATCTTAAAGAAATTTGATCAATCTAAAGAAGAGAGAGATCTTGAATTAGATAAAATAGAACTTGAAGTGCAAACAAAAATTGATTCACTTAAAGATGATAATCAATTAAAAGTTCTTACTTCAGAGAATGAAAAACTAATACATTCTGACTTCAAAAAGTTAACCAAAAAATTAATGAGGTCACAAATAATTAATGAAGGAAAAAGAGTTGATGGAAGAGATCTTGACGAAGTTAGAAAAATATCAGCATCTGCTGGAATACTTCCGAAAAGAGTTCACGGGTCTGCATTATTTCAAAGAGGTTTAACACAAGTATTATCTACTACAACACTTGGAACTCCTAGTGATGCTCAAGAGATGGATGATCTAAACCCAAGTACTGAGAAAACTTATTTGCATCATTATAATTTCCCTCCTTACTCAGTTGGAGAGACTAGACCAATGAGAACTCCTGGGAGAAGAGAGATAGGTCATGGTGCACTAGCAGAAAGAGCAATAACTCCCGTATTACCAGGTAAAGAGACTTTTCCATATGTCTTAAGAGTAGTCAGTGAAGTACTGAGCTCCAATGGATCCACCTCTATGGGATCAGTATGTGGAAGTACACTTTCATTACTTGACGCTGGAGTTCCCCTCAAGGCTCCAGTAAGTGGTACTGCAATGGGTTTAATTAAAGAGGGTAAAGAGGTCAGAATCCTTACAGATATTCAGGGAATTGAGGATTTTCTTGGAGATATGGACTTCAAAGTGGCTGGCACTGAGAAAGGTATCACTGCTCTACAAATGGATATGAAAATTACGGGCTTACCCGTTTCTGTAATTTCTGATGCAATCAAAAAAGCCCGACCAGCAAGATTACATATTCTTGAAAAAATGCAAGAGGCCATTGATAAACCTCAAGAATCATTGTCACCACATGCTCCAAGGCTTTTAAGTTTTAGGATTGATCCAGAACTTATAGGTACTGTTATCGGTCCGGGAGGGAGAACTATTAAAGGAATTACTGAAAGAACTAATACAAAAATAGATATTGAAGACGGAGGAATCGTAACTATTGCTTCTCATGACGGCGCTGCAGCTGAAGAAGCTCAAAAGATAATAGAGGGTTTAACTCGAAAAGTACACGAAGGAGAGATCTTTCCAGGTGTTGTTACAAGGATCATTCCAATAGGTGCTTTTGTTGAAATCCTTCCAGGGAAAGAAGGGATGGTGCATATTTCTCAATTATCTGAAGCAAGAGTTGAGAGAGTTGAAGATGTGGTTAGACAGGGAGATGAGGTGACAGTTAGAGTTCGTGAAATTGATAGCAGAGGAAGGATTAATCTCACATTAAGAGGTGTAGCTCAGAACGGAGGGATGTCATATCCAGAACCTACTCCTACACCTGTTGCTCCTCTTAATTAA
- a CDS encoding 3'(2'),5'-bisphosphate nucleotidase CysQ, which translates to MIKLPSGVYLENLIDDLRAFSWEAYETLIYYSKIVKDSNNKSNILKNDNLDDPVTKADLKVNEVIIKRINEKYKDINWEILSEENVKLTSESCNNNADWIWVLDPLDGTKDFIQGTGNYAMHLALNYKNKPYIGIVLIPDKDELWITDGEKVWGEKKDGSKIKPNLSTNKSLKDMSLVTSKNHRNEIIKKLIQKIDFYKVITMGSIGCKIASIIRGESDIYISLSLMGKSSPKDWDFAAPEAILKTAGGVITNLDNQELIYGKSNFEQGGIIVASSNINTHKDICTEIKEIIKKYDIYPLRIN; encoded by the coding sequence GTGATTAAATTACCCTCTGGTGTTTATCTTGAAAATCTTATCGATGATTTACGGGCTTTTAGCTGGGAAGCTTATGAAACCTTAATTTATTACTCTAAAATAGTAAAAGATTCAAACAACAAAAGCAATATACTAAAAAATGATAATTTAGATGATCCAGTAACAAAGGCAGATTTAAAAGTTAATGAGGTAATCATTAAAAGAATTAATGAAAAATATAAAGACATTAATTGGGAAATTTTAAGTGAGGAAAACGTAAAATTAACCTCTGAAAGTTGTAATAATAATGCTGATTGGATTTGGGTTCTTGACCCTCTTGATGGGACTAAGGATTTTATTCAAGGGACAGGGAACTATGCAATGCATCTAGCTTTAAATTATAAGAATAAGCCATATATTGGAATTGTTTTAATACCAGATAAAGATGAATTATGGATTACGGATGGAGAAAAAGTTTGGGGAGAAAAAAAAGATGGATCAAAAATTAAACCCAATTTATCTACAAACAAAAGTCTTAAAGATATGAGTTTAGTAACAAGTAAAAATCATAGAAATGAAATAATAAAAAAATTAATTCAAAAAATTGATTTTTATAAAGTAATTACAATGGGAAGTATAGGCTGTAAGATCGCATCAATCATCAGAGGAGAAAGCGATATTTATATAAGTTTGAGCCTAATGGGGAAAAGCTCCCCTAAAGATTGGGATTTTGCTGCACCAGAAGCTATTTTAAAAACAGCAGGAGGAGTAATTACAAATTTAGATAATCAAGAACTTATTTACGGGAAATCAAATTTCGAGCAAGGGGGTATCATCGTTGCATCCAGTAATATCAATACTCATAAAGATATATGTACTGAAATTAAGGAAATTATCAAAAAATACGATATATACCCTTTAAGAATTAATTAA
- the rsmI gene encoding 16S rRNA (cytidine(1402)-2'-O)-methyltransferase has protein sequence MNIKQPSSHKNPEPESSVLYIVGTPIGNLSDLSSRAINILKNVSLIACEDTRQTKKIMNKFEFTNNLISFNKHNSLKKIPRIINDLNSGKSVALVSDAGMPSICDPGEDLVKNVRSNGSNIICIPGPCAALTALVSSGLPSSKFIFEGFLPKKKSQREKILFEISKNEKTTIIYESPHRLKKLLNELKIYCGGEREIQVSRELTKKFEEHIGNDINNVIKTFQEKEVIGELTIVIKGIKKESNLLINKSDLKKELNELIKAGLSLSAASKYLAKKHGIKKSETYNLN, from the coding sequence ATGAATATTAAACAACCATCTTCTCATAAAAATCCAGAACCTGAAAGTAGCGTTTTATATATTGTTGGTACGCCCATAGGGAATTTAAGTGATTTATCCTCAAGAGCAATAAATATTTTAAAAAATGTTTCTTTAATTGCATGCGAAGATACTAGACAAACAAAAAAAATAATGAACAAATTCGAATTCACAAATAATCTTATAAGCTTCAATAAGCATAATTCTTTAAAAAAAATCCCAAGAATAATTAATGATCTAAACTCAGGAAAATCGGTAGCCTTAGTCAGTGATGCTGGGATGCCAAGTATTTGTGATCCTGGGGAGGATCTTGTTAAGAATGTTAGGTCGAATGGATCAAATATAATTTGTATCCCGGGACCATGCGCAGCTCTTACTGCCCTTGTATCAAGTGGTTTGCCTTCTTCTAAATTTATATTTGAAGGTTTTCTTCCAAAAAAAAAGTCACAAAGAGAAAAAATTCTTTTTGAAATCAGTAAAAATGAAAAGACTACAATTATTTATGAATCTCCTCATCGCCTAAAGAAATTACTGAATGAACTAAAAATTTATTGCGGTGGCGAAAGAGAAATTCAAGTCTCCCGAGAACTAACAAAAAAGTTTGAAGAACATATTGGTAATGATATTAATAACGTAATAAAAACTTTTCAAGAAAAAGAGGTAATAGGTGAGTTAACTATAGTTATTAAGGGAATCAAGAAAGAAAGCAACTTATTAATTAACAAATCAGATTTAAAAAAAGAGCTTAACGAATTAATTAAGGCCGGATTAAGCTTATCAGCCGCATCAAAATACTTAGCAAAAAAACATGGAATTAAAAAAAGCGAAACTTATAATTTGAATTAA